In Fervidobacterium nodosum Rt17-B1, one genomic interval encodes:
- a CDS encoding peroxiredoxin → MGLPLIGEKVPEFTAKTTHGVINFPKDYEGKWVVLFSHPADFTPVCTTEFVAFQKRYDEFKALNTELVGLSIDQVFSHIKWVQWIKEKLGVEIKFPVIADDRGQIAELFGMIHPGKGTNTVRAVFIIDPKGILRASLYYPQELGRNMDEILRMVKGLQVNDTNGVALPANWPNNELIGDEVIIPPASDCATAARRMEEYDCYDWWFCHKKLK, encoded by the coding sequence ATGGGTTTACCACTTATAGGAGAAAAGGTTCCTGAATTTACAGCAAAGACAACACACGGAGTTATAAATTTTCCAAAAGATTATGAAGGTAAATGGGTAGTACTTTTCAGCCATCCGGCAGATTTTACACCTGTTTGTACAACAGAATTTGTTGCATTCCAGAAAAGGTACGATGAATTCAAGGCTCTAAACACAGAACTTGTTGGTTTGAGTATTGACCAGGTTTTCTCACATATCAAATGGGTACAGTGGATTAAGGAAAAGCTTGGTGTAGAAATCAAATTCCCAGTAATTGCGGACGATAGGGGTCAAATTGCAGAGCTTTTCGGTATGATTCACCCAGGGAAGGGAACGAATACGGTCCGAGCAGTATTCATTATCGATCCAAAGGGTATACTAAGAGCATCGCTTTACTACCCACAAGAACTTGGAAGAAATATGGATGAGATTCTTAGAATGGTTAAAGGTTTGCAAGTTAATGATACAAATGGTGTTGCTCTCCCAGCGAATTGGCCAAATAACGAATTAATCGGTGATGAGGTTATTATTCCACCTGCAAGTGACTGTGCAACGGCTGCAAGGAGGATGGAAGAATACGATTGTTACGATTGGTGGTTCTGCCACAAGAAATTGAAATAA